TCCGTTTCGTCATCGAAACCAATGATTAACCAATTTTCTGGCCATTGTATTTTTTTAGTTAAGTCCTTTTTAGCCTCATTTAAATCCTCTTCTTTTATAAAATAGATCGTCATATTTTCATTTGAGACTTCATCTATATCGATTCCTTTAATTCTTGAAAACCATTCATTTTGCATTTATTATTCCCCACTTCCAATAAGAAAGCCTGTATCAACCAAATGATCACAG
This genomic interval from Gottfriedia acidiceleris contains the following:
- a CDS encoding SMI1/KNR4 family protein: MQNEWFSRIKGIDIDEVSNENMTIYFIKEEDLNEAKKDLTKKIQWPENWLIIGFDDETDDVIFINEESGEVCTTYEFERKWEVVTLYTSLNEFLAAYGY